In Vigna unguiculata cultivar IT97K-499-35 chromosome 3, ASM411807v1, whole genome shotgun sequence, a single genomic region encodes these proteins:
- the LOC114179243 gene encoding pathogenesis-related protein 2-like, whose product MAVFTFEDQTTSPVAPATLYKALVKDADDIVPKAVDSFKSVEIVEGNDGVGTIKKISFLEDGETKFVLHKIEGIDEAKLGYSYSIVGGVALPDTAEKITIDSILSDGPNGGSVVKLRINYHSKGDAPPNEDELKAGKAKSDDLFKVIEAYLLANA is encoded by the exons ATGGCCGTTTTCACATTCGAGGACCAAACCACTTCTCCCGTGGCTCCTGCTACCCTTTACAAAGCTCTTGTCAAAGATGCCGACGACATCGTCCCAAAGGCTGTTGATTCCTTCAAGAGTGTTGAAATCGTTGAGGGCAACGATGGCGTCGGAACCATCAAGAAGATCTCTTTCCTTGAGG ATGGAGAGACAAAGTTCGTGTTGCACAAAATAGAAGGAATAGATGAGGCTAAGTTGGGATACAGCTACAGCATAGTTGGTGGTGTTGCCTTGCCAGACACTGCAGAGAAGATCACCATCGACTCCATCCTCAGTGATGGACCCAACGGAGGCTCAGTAGTAAAGCTGCGCATAAATTATCACAGCAAAGGAGATGCTCCACCCAATGAAGATGAACTCAAAGCTGGCAAAGCCAAGAGTGATGATCTTTTCAAAGTCATCGAGGCTTACCTTTTGGCCAATGCTTGA
- the LOC114177054 gene encoding pathogenesis-related protein 2-like, with the protein MAVFTFEDQTTSPVAPATLYKALVKDADDIVPKAVDSFKSVEIVEGNGGVGTIKKISFLEDGETKFVLHKIEGIDEAKLGYSYSIVGGAALPDTAEKITIDSILSDGSNGGSVVKLRINYHSKGEAPPNEDELKAGKAKSDALFKVIEAYLLANA; encoded by the exons ATGGCCGTTTTCACATTCGAGGACCAAACCACTTCTCCCGTGGCTCCTGCTACCCTTTACAAGGCTCTTGTCAAAGATGCCGACGACATCGTCCCAAAGGCTGTTGATTCCTTCAAGAGTGTTGAAATCGTTGAGGGCAACGGTGGCGTCGGAACCATCAAGAAGATCTCTTTCCTTGAGG ATGGAGAGACAAAGTTCGTGTTGCACAAAATAGAAGGAATAGATGAGGCTAAGTTGGGATACAGCTACAGCATAGTTGGTGGTGCTGCCTTGCCAGACACTGCAGAGAAGATCACCATCGACTCCATCCTCAGTGATGGATCCAACGGAGGCTCAGTGGTAAAGCTGCGCATAAATTATCACAGCAAAGGAGAAGCTCCACCCAATGAAGATGAACTCAAAGCTGGTAAAGCCAAGAGTGATGCTCTTTTCAAGGTCATTGAGGCTTACCTTTTGGCCAATGCTTGA
- the LOC114175750 gene encoding tobamovirus multiplication protein 1-like translates to MAFGLRTKSFAFIEGEAEFVSALQWWNRIDDSDQWQRGTYYALCAAYTLVSFIALVQLVRIQMRVPEYGWTTQKVFHLMNFVVNGLRAVLFGLYKSVFSIRPKALEQVLMELPGLLFFSTYTLLVLFWAEIYHQARSEPAQKLRPAYFIINGFIYLVQICLWIYMSASKTATGLEAAELFLSVSSFFAALGFLLYGGRLFFLLRRFPIESRGRQKKLYEVGSVTSICCTCFLIRCALLAFSVFGKNTDLDVLNHPILNLVYYLMVEIVPSALVLFILRKLPPRRVSDQYHPIR, encoded by the exons ATGGCATTTGGACTCAGAACGAAGAGCTTTGCGTTCATAGAAGGAGAGGCTGAGTTTGTGAGTGCATTACAGTGGTGGAATCGGATCGATGACTCGGATCAATGGCAGAGAGGCACTTACTATGCCCTTTGTGCCGCTTATACGTTGGTCTCCTTTATTGCCCTG GTACAACTGGTTCGAATTCAAATGAGGGTACCTGAATATGGGTGGACAACGCAGAAGGTTTTCCACTTGATGAACTTTGTTGTCAATGGAT TGAGGGCTGTCCTTTTCGGTTTATACAAAAGTGTTTTTTCAATAAGACCAAAG GCACTAGAGCAGGTGTTAATGGAGCTTCCTGGTCTTCTGTTCTTTTCTACTTATACATTGCTTGTCTTGTTCTGGGCTGAGATATATCACCAG GCAAGAAGTGAACCGGCACAGAAACTTAGACCtgcttattttattatcaatggTTTTATTTACTTGGTACAG ATCTGCCTCTGGATTTACATGAGTGCAAGCAAAACCGCTACAGGCTTGGAAGCTGCAGAACTCTTCCTTTCAG TTTCATCATTCTTTGCTGCTCTTGGATTTTTGTTGTACGGAGGAAG GTTGTTTTTCTTGTTGAGGCGTTTCCCCATTGAATCAAGAGGCCGTCAAAAGAAACTTTACGAG GTAGGGTCTGTTACTAGTATTTGTTGCACATGTTTTCTGATAAGATGTGCTTTG CTCGCATTTTCTGTATTTGGTAAGAATACAGATCTTGATGTCTTGAACCATCCCATTCTTAACCTGGTTTACTATTTG ATGGTAGAGATTGTTCCCTCAGCGTTGGTACTCTTCATACTGCGAAAGCTGCCCCCGAGACGAGTTTCTGATCAGTACCACCCCATTAGATGA